Part of the Polaribacter sp. Hel1_33_78 genome is shown below.
ATAGAAAGGTCAGGCTTAGGAGATGATTTAAATTTTGTTCCCACAAACAAAGCAACACTTCAAACAACAGCAAATGAAAACATTTTTGCGCTTGGAGATTGTACTAATTTACCCGCATCTAAGGCTGGTTCTGTTGCACACTTTGAAGCAGAGATTCTAACCGAAAATATTTTAAGATATATAGATGGTAAAGAATTAAAAGAAAAATTTGATGGACATGCCAATTGTTTCATTGAAACTGGTAACGGGAAAGCTCTTTTAATAGATTTTAATTACACACAAGAACCAGTGGAAGGTACTTTCCCTTTTCCTGGAGTCGGCCCCTTAAGTTTACTGAAAGAAAGTAGAATAAATCACATGGGGAAAATGGCTTTTAAATGGATTTATTGGAATATGCTTATCAAGGGAATACACATTCCTTTTGTATCCGTAACAATGAGTAAAAAAGGAAAACAGCTTAATTAAAATAGAAACTAAAAAATAATATTATGCAAAAAACATTAGCACAAGTAAAAGTAAATGTAAACGAAGAAGGCTATTTAACCGATTTTAATCAATGGACAAAAGAAATTGGTGCTGAAATTGCCAAGGAACAAGAAGTTGAAATGACAGATAAAAACTGGAAAGTAATAGATTATATTCATGATAAATTTAGAAAGGAAGAAGCATTATCTATTAGAGGTATTAAAAAGAGTGGTGTAATAAACATTAAAGAATTTTATAAATTATTTCCTGGAGGGCCTCTTAAAAAAGCAACAATGATTGCAGGAATACCAAAACCAAAAAGCTGTATTTAATCCAAAAACAAATTATCATGGGAAAAACAAAAGTTAGAAAAATGCTTTTTATCTTATCTAAAGCTACAATAGAAAATGTCTATGCTGCTTTTATTATGGCAAATGGAGCAAGAATGGAAGGTATTGAATCAGAAATATTTTTTACTTTCTTTGGATTAGAAGCAATTCAAAAGAAAAAACTAGAGCATTTAAGAGTTGCAACAGTTGGGAATCCTGCAATGCATATCCCCACAATGCTAGGCGGTTTGCCGGGAATGGAAGCTTTAGCTACTAAAATGATGAAAAAAGAAATGGAAAAATTAGATATGCCGCCTGTTGGTGAGTTTTTAGAAATTCTTTCTGATTCTGGTTGCAGACTATGGGCTTGTAAATTAGCGGTAGATATGTTTCACTTAAAAAAAGATGATTTAATTGATGAAGTAGAAGACATTATTACTATTGGTGATTTTTATGCAAGAGCAGATCAAGAAAATACACACCTCTTATTTATATAAAACAATTAATTATTTCATAATAAAAAAACCCAAAACAATAATTTGTTTTGGGTTTTTAAATATGCATTTAACATACCTGTTTTTTAATAATAGGTATATCTTCTGACTTTTGCTATGTGTTTGGCCAAACGCATTACTTGATGAGAATAACCATATTCATTATCATACCAGACATAAATTACAATAGTTTCTTTATCCGTTATGGTTGATTTACTATCAAAAATTGAAGGTGCTGTTGTACCAATTATATCTGCTGAAACTAGTTCATTATCTAAAGAATATTTAATTTGCTCTACCAAATCACCTTCTAAAGCATATTTTTTCATAATTGCATTTATTGAATCTGTTGTGATTGGAACTCTTAATTGTAAATTTAAAATAGCTAAAGAACCGTTTGGAACAGGAACTCTAATTGCATTTGATGTAAGCTTACCTTCTAATGATGGTATTGCTTTTGAAACTGCTTTCCCTGCACCAGTTTCTGTAATGACCATATTTAAAGCTGCTGATCTTCCTCTTCTGTATTTATCATGCATGTTATCTACCAAATTTTGATCGTTTGTGTAGGCATGAATGGTTTCTAAATGTCCTTTTTTTATTCCGAAATTATCTTCTAAAACTTTTAAAACTGGCGTAATTGCATTGGTAGTACAAGATGCTGCTGAAAAAATATCTACTTTATCGGGATTGTATTGTTTGTGATTTACGCCATGCACAATATTTGGAATTCCTTTACCTGGAGCCGTTAATAAAACCTTACTTGCTCCTTTTGCTTTTAGGTGTCTGCTTAATTCTACATCATCCCTAAAAGCACCTGTGTTATCAATAATTAAAGCGTCATTAATATTGTAGGCTGTGTAATCTATCTCTTCTGGTTTATTGGCAGAAATCATAAAAACGGTTGTACCATTTATAATTAATGCTTTATTTTCTATGTCTGTTTGCACTGTCCCTAAAAAATCTCCATGAACAGAATCGATACTTAATAATGATGCTCTTTTTTCTAAAATAGATTGCGTAATTTCTCCACGAGTTACAATCGCTCTTAATCGTAATTGAGAACCTTTCCCCATTTTAGTCATTAATTCTCTTGCCAACAACCGACCAATTCTTCCAAAACCATATAAAACAACATCTTTAGGCTTAATATCTTTAAAATTAGTAACATTTCTTAGTTGCTTTTTTACAAAGGCTACTTTATCTAGACATCCACTAGGGTTTAAATGACATTCGTAAGCTAATTTACCAATATCTAACTTAGATGATGGTAAATCTATTTTCTGAATTGCCTTGGCAATGCTTAATGCATCTTGTATTGTAATTGCTTTATTTACAAACTCTTTAGCATAATCTATTAAATTCAGAACTTCACTAGCTCTTTTATCTACTAATGTATTTCTAAACAATACTAATTCTATAGATTTATCATACCATAAGTCGTTTACAATATTTATAAATTCTATTGTAGCTCTTCTGGTTTTTGCTTGCAATGCAACTTCTTTTTCGTAATCTAAATTTAAGGACATCTATATATAACTAATTTAAAATTTTTACAAAAGTATTTCTTTTTTTGAAAACACGAAATCGATTTCGTTAAAATCTTTAACCCACAAAAAAATCCTGATAAACTATCAGGATTCTTGCTTTTAAATTTTAAACGTATTATCTATCTGAAACGTAATCTTTCTTTTTCCCCGTCAGTATTTATCATTTCAATAACAATAGAATATCTACTTTGTGCTACATTTTCTAATATTTTTACAGCTTCATCAGCAGTTTCAATTTCTTGATCATTAATTTTTGTGATGATAAAATTCTTTAAACTGTCTTTAGACTCTCTTTCTCCAGTATTAATAATCTTTACACCATTATTAATATTATTCTTTTTTAATTCATTTTTTGATAAATCTTTCAATTCCCAATTAAACGTTTTCGAAATAAACCTTTTTACTTTCTTACTTAATTTCACATTTTTAGTAACAAGTTTACCTTCTCTTTCTACCGTAATATTTACAAAATCACCGGGTCTTTTTGCTGTTAGTTGCCCCCTTAATTCAGAGAATTTTGTAATTTTTACGTTATTTACTTTCACAATCACATCCTCTTTTTGTAATCCAGCATTCGCAGCACCTTGCCCTTCTTCAACACCTACAATTTTTACACCTACAATTTTGTCATTATCAACTGGTGAAAAACGGATACCTATTACCGCTTCTTGCACAGCACCATACTCTAATAAATCGTCTACAATTTTCTTTGCTATATTAGATGGCACTGCAAAAGAATACCCAACAAAAGAACCTGTTTTTGAAGAAATTGCAGTGTTAATTCCAACCAATTCTCCTCGTGTATTTACCAAGGCTCCTCCACTATTTCCTGGGTTTACAGCTGCATCTGTTTGAATAAAAGAATCAATTGCTGTGTTACCTTCTAAATCTCTTCCTTTGGCACTTACAATTCCTGCCGTCACCGTAGATGTTAAATTGTAAGGATTACCAACAGCTAAAACCCACTCACCGACCTTAATTGTATCAGAATCAGCAAAAGGAACATACGGCAAATCTATTTCTGTCTCAATTTTTAATAAAGCAATATCGTTCTCCTTATCAGTTCCTATTAACTCTGCTTTGTATTTTTTCTTGTTATTTAAAGTAATTTCAATTTCGTTAGCACTATCAATAACATGATTATTAGTAATAATGTAGCCATCAGAAGAGATAATAACTCCACTTCCTGTGCCTACTTGCTCAAACTTTCTTGTTCCACTTCCATTTCCGTAGAATAATTCTGCAAAAGGATTTTTCTGTGTTCTAATTGCGGTATTTTTTACATGGACAACAGCATTTAAAGATTTTTCTGCTGCCAAGGTAAAATCTATGGCTGCCGCCGCAATAGCCGTTGAATTGCGCGTAAATGTTGGATTATAATTTGTTTGCACTGTTTGCGTCTTTTCAGGCACA
Proteins encoded:
- a CDS encoding TusE/DsrC/DsvC family sulfur relay protein codes for the protein MQKTLAQVKVNVNEEGYLTDFNQWTKEIGAEIAKEQEVEMTDKNWKVIDYIHDKFRKEEALSIRGIKKSGVINIKEFYKLFPGGPLKKATMIAGIPKPKSCI
- a CDS encoding DsrE/DsrF/DrsH-like family protein, with product MGKTKVRKMLFILSKATIENVYAAFIMANGARMEGIESEIFFTFFGLEAIQKKKLEHLRVATVGNPAMHIPTMLGGLPGMEALATKMMKKEMEKLDMPPVGEFLEILSDSGCRLWACKLAVDMFHLKKDDLIDEVEDIITIGDFYARADQENTHLLFI
- a CDS encoding glyceraldehyde-3-phosphate dehydrogenase yields the protein MSLNLDYEKEVALQAKTRRATIEFINIVNDLWYDKSIELVLFRNTLVDKRASEVLNLIDYAKEFVNKAITIQDALSIAKAIQKIDLPSSKLDIGKLAYECHLNPSGCLDKVAFVKKQLRNVTNFKDIKPKDVVLYGFGRIGRLLARELMTKMGKGSQLRLRAIVTRGEITQSILEKRASLLSIDSVHGDFLGTVQTDIENKALIINGTTVFMISANKPEEIDYTAYNINDALIIDNTGAFRDDVELSRHLKAKGASKVLLTAPGKGIPNIVHGVNHKQYNPDKVDIFSAASCTTNAITPVLKVLEDNFGIKKGHLETIHAYTNDQNLVDNMHDKYRRGRSAALNMVITETGAGKAVSKAIPSLEGKLTSNAIRVPVPNGSLAILNLQLRVPITTDSINAIMKKYALEGDLVEQIKYSLDNELVSADIIGTTAPSIFDSKSTITDKETIVIYVWYDNEYGYSHQVMRLAKHIAKVRRYTYY
- a CDS encoding S1C family serine protease: MKKLLGLLGIAVLGGALTLGGYKMFFNDTVIIERTVPEKTQTVQTNYNPTFTRNSTAIAAAAIDFTLAAEKSLNAVVHVKNTAIRTQKNPFAELFYGNGSGTRKFEQVGTGSGVIISSDGYIITNNHVIDSANEIEITLNNKKKYKAELIGTDKENDIALLKIETEIDLPYVPFADSDTIKVGEWVLAVGNPYNLTSTVTAGIVSAKGRDLEGNTAIDSFIQTDAAVNPGNSGGALVNTRGELVGINTAISSKTGSFVGYSFAVPSNIAKKIVDDLLEYGAVQEAVIGIRFSPVDNDKIVGVKIVGVEEGQGAANAGLQKEDVIVKVNNVKITKFSELRGQLTAKRPGDFVNITVEREGKLVTKNVKLSKKVKRFISKTFNWELKDLSKNELKKNNINNGVKIINTGERESKDSLKNFIITKINDQEIETADEAVKILENVAQSRYSIVIEMINTDGEKERLRFR